Proteins from a single region of Lentimicrobium sp. L6:
- a CDS encoding glycosyl hydrolase: MKRFFYLFLAISMSFSAFSQKKEIKLSKYTFGEYKAREIGPAVMSGRISAIDALESNHNIIYVGAASGGVWKSTNGGTSFKSIFDKHIQSIGCITIDQKNPETIWVGTGEVWVRNSTSVGDGIYKSTDGGEKWKNLGLKDTERIGQIQIDPEDGNIVYAAALGPLWRADSARGVYKTNDGGKTWNQVLFVDENTGCSSLIIDPLDSKHLIAGMWNFRRTAYFFHSGGESSGVFESFDGGESWKKISKGLPEGKLGRIALEVSPAYPQRIYGLVESKKSALYRSDDSGKSWKMVNSNSQMGERPFYFQYMKADPVDSARIYKPGFSMVVSDNAGENFESPFVGGGNVHSDIHALWISPQDNRILYLGSDGGMYISVDKGNTWRMVRNLPLSQFYHVSVDNDIPYHVYGGLQDNGSWYAPSKSPGGISNKDWQFLGYGDGFNVFRDQVDPNLVYWQYQGGNYSKKYLNSGEQKTIKPQAEEGQEELRFNWNAPMSFSPDGKRMYVGSQYLHLSTDQGESWTSISPDLSTNDPKKLQQEETGGLTVDNSSAENHCTLFCITESPLDKNEIWVGSDDGQLQLTRDAGKTWENLSNNIAELPKHTWVSHVEASSHFPGTAYATFDGHKSGDSKAYVFKTTDYGKSWTSLITNDLPIYCHIIKEDFSNPNLLFLGTEFGMYISIDAGKQWVPFNGGIPKASVRDMVFQKRENDLVIATHGRGIFIIDDLTPLQSMKKEKLNEDLVFLDSRPTLISYLGWSIDQQGDNDYSASNPSSSPMITYYLKKRHMFGDMYMEIFDENGELLSELAAGKGKGINRVPWNMRMKAPKVPKSSQMLNAAFVGPSYPPGTYHVKLYKKDKIYEHQFEIKYDPNSNHSPADRDLRYKTLIEAYDLLEDLAFMDHHILEIRDQAAINQSESQGKLKEELTELEKEMDSWHQSISATKYGRITGEVRLRDRIADIYSGVMSFQGKPSATQISRLADLKMDIQIMQEELEDYENNELNKLNKKLKKKNLSIITLSSRTDFDNKK, translated from the coding sequence AAGATTTTTCTACCTCTTTCTTGCCATATCCATGAGTTTTTCTGCTTTCTCTCAAAAAAAAGAAATCAAATTAAGTAAATATACATTTGGAGAATATAAAGCACGCGAAATCGGTCCAGCTGTCATGAGTGGGAGGATTTCGGCTATCGATGCTTTAGAGTCCAATCACAATATAATATATGTTGGAGCAGCCTCTGGAGGAGTGTGGAAAAGTACTAATGGAGGAACTTCATTTAAATCTATTTTCGACAAACACATCCAAAGTATTGGTTGTATTACTATAGACCAAAAAAATCCAGAAACCATTTGGGTAGGAACTGGCGAAGTATGGGTAAGAAATAGTACTTCTGTTGGAGATGGAATTTATAAATCAACCGATGGTGGTGAAAAATGGAAAAACCTAGGATTAAAAGATACAGAGCGAATAGGTCAAATCCAGATTGATCCTGAAGATGGTAATATTGTTTATGCTGCAGCTTTGGGTCCTCTTTGGAGAGCCGATAGCGCTAGAGGAGTCTATAAAACCAATGATGGTGGTAAAACTTGGAATCAGGTTCTTTTCGTTGACGAGAATACTGGTTGTAGTAGTTTAATTATTGATCCTTTGGATTCCAAGCACCTCATAGCAGGTATGTGGAATTTCAGACGAACAGCCTATTTCTTCCATTCAGGAGGAGAAAGTAGTGGAGTATTTGAAAGTTTCGACGGTGGTGAATCATGGAAAAAAATCTCGAAAGGACTTCCTGAAGGTAAACTAGGAAGAATTGCACTTGAAGTCTCCCCTGCTTATCCTCAGAGAATATACGGTCTAGTAGAATCCAAGAAATCGGCTTTATATCGTTCTGATGATTCTGGTAAATCTTGGAAAATGGTCAATTCTAATTCACAAATGGGAGAACGACCTTTCTACTTTCAATATATGAAGGCAGATCCTGTAGACAGCGCTAGAATTTATAAACCCGGTTTTAGTATGGTGGTTAGTGATAATGCAGGTGAGAATTTTGAAAGTCCATTTGTTGGTGGAGGAAATGTACATAGTGATATACATGCCTTATGGATCAGCCCGCAAGACAATAGAATACTATATTTAGGTAGCGATGGAGGAATGTATATCTCTGTAGATAAAGGAAATACTTGGCGGATGGTTCGTAACTTACCCTTATCACAATTCTATCATGTATCGGTTGATAATGACATCCCCTATCATGTATATGGAGGTTTACAAGACAATGGCTCTTGGTATGCGCCCTCTAAAAGTCCTGGTGGGATTTCTAATAAAGATTGGCAATTTTTAGGCTATGGAGATGGCTTTAATGTATTTAGAGATCAAGTGGATCCTAATTTGGTATATTGGCAATATCAAGGTGGAAATTATTCTAAGAAATATTTGAATTCTGGAGAACAGAAAACCATTAAGCCGCAAGCTGAGGAGGGCCAAGAAGAATTAAGGTTCAATTGGAATGCTCCGATGAGTTTTAGTCCAGATGGAAAAAGAATGTATGTGGGTTCACAGTATTTGCATTTGAGCACAGATCAAGGAGAGAGCTGGACGAGCATTAGTCCTGATTTGAGCACTAATGACCCGAAGAAATTACAACAAGAAGAAACCGGAGGACTCACTGTGGACAATTCATCTGCAGAAAACCATTGTACCCTTTTCTGTATTACAGAATCTCCTTTAGATAAAAACGAAATTTGGGTAGGCAGCGATGATGGCCAACTCCAATTGACTCGTGATGCTGGAAAAACCTGGGAAAACTTAAGTAATAATATTGCTGAACTTCCAAAACATACTTGGGTTTCTCATGTGGAAGCCTCCTCTCATTTTCCTGGTACTGCCTATGCTACTTTTGATGGTCATAAAAGTGGTGACTCAAAAGCTTATGTGTTTAAAACCACGGATTATGGGAAATCATGGACTAGTCTAATCACTAATGACCTCCCTATTTATTGTCATATTATAAAGGAAGATTTTAGCAATCCAAACTTACTATTTCTTGGAACTGAATTTGGAATGTATATCAGTATTGATGCAGGAAAGCAATGGGTTCCGTTTAATGGTGGAATTCCTAAAGCTTCCGTCCGTGACATGGTTTTTCAAAAAAGAGAAAATGATTTAGTTATCGCTACTCATGGTAGAGGTATATTTATTATTGACGACCTCACTCCTCTTCAAAGTATGAAAAAAGAAAAACTAAACGAAGATCTTGTTTTTCTAGATTCACGTCCTACATTAATATCTTATCTGGGTTGGTCTATAGATCAACAAGGAGACAATGATTATTCGGCTTCTAATCCTTCGAGCAGTCCTATGATAACCTATTACCTCAAGAAACGGCATATGTTTGGCGATATGTATATGGAAATATTCGATGAGAATGGAGAACTACTAAGCGAATTGGCTGCAGGTAAAGGAAAAGGAATCAATAGAGTCCCGTGGAATATGCGCATGAAAGCCCCCAAGGTACCCAAGTCATCACAGATGCTTAATGCAGCATTCGTAGGACCTAGCTATCCTCCGGGCACATACCATGTAAAGCTTTATAAAAAAGATAAAATCTACGAACATCAATTTGAGATTAAATACGATCCCAATTCTAATCACAGCCCAGCAGACAGAGACTTAAGGTATAAAACACTAATAGAAGCTTATGACCTATTAGAAGACTTAGCCTTTATGGACCATCATATTTTAGAGATTAGAGACCAAGCTGCAATAAACCAAAGTGAAAGTCAAGGCAAACTGAAAGAGGAATTAACCGAACTCGAAAAAGAAATGGACAGTTGGCATCAAAGTATTTCCGCAACAAAATATGGAAGAATTACTGGGGAGGTCAGATTAAGAGATCGAATTGCCGATAT